A genomic region of Papaver somniferum cultivar HN1 chromosome 7, ASM357369v1, whole genome shotgun sequence contains the following coding sequences:
- the LOC113298882 gene encoding probable sarcosine oxidase has product MESMAKKFDVIVIGAGIMGSCTAYQLAKRGKRVLLLEQFDFLHHRGSSHGESRTIRCTYPEDYYSEMVLESAKLWEEAKAEIGYRVYFKSRHLDTGVPSDKSLQAVIASCQSNSIPHRVLDREQVIHEFSGVFEIPENWIGLATDLGGVLKPTKAVSMFQTLAIKNGAVLKDYMEVNEIKRDNERGGIRVCTKNGSKFWGEKCVVTVGAWMSKLVKTVGNRALPIKPLHTSICYWRIKDGYQDNFSLEKGFPSFSSYGEPYIYGTPSLEFPGLLKIAVHGGYPCDPDKRTWAPALLGNEVTSWIKEKFADRIESTEPVLTQSCMYSMTPDGDFLIDFLGGEEFGKDVVIAGGFSGHGFNMGPAIGRILAEMVMNGEAKGVELKYFKLDRFEENPRGNVKDYEDQVNSVKSKL; this is encoded by the coding sequence ATGGAGAGCATGGCGAAAAAGTTCGACGTGATAGTCATAGGTGCCGGAATCATGGGCAGCTGCACCGCGTATCAACTCGCAAAGCGTGGCAAAAGGGTGTTACTTCTTGAACAGTTTGATTTCTTACACCACCGCGGATCATCTCATGGTGAATCTCGAACTATACGCTGCACATACCCTGAGGATTATTACTCAGAAATGGTGTTAGAGTCAGCAAAGTTATGGGAAGAAGCCAAAGCCGAAATCGGATACCGGGTTTACTTCAAGTCCCGTCATTTAGATACGGGTGTGCCTAGTGACAAGAGTCTACAAGCAGTTATCGCGAGCTGCCAGTCGAATTCGATTCCTCATCGTGTTCTTGATAGAGAACAAGTCATTCATGAATTTTCAGGTGTGTTCGAAATACCCGAGAACTGGATCGGGTTGGCTACGGATCTGGGAGGTGTACTCAAGCCAACAAAAGCAGTTTCCATGTTCCAAACATTGGCTATAAAAAATGGAGCTGTGCTCAAGGATTACATGGAAGTGAATGAAATCAAGAGAGATAATGAAAGAGGAGGAATCAGAGTTTGTACAAAAAATGGTTCTAAGTTTTGGGGTGAAAAATGTGTTGTGACAGTTGGGGCCTGGATGAGTAAGTTAGTTAAAACAGTTGGCAACCGGGCTTTACCCATAAAACCATTGCATACAAGCATTTGTTATTGGAGGATTAAAGATGGTTACCAGGATAATTTTTCTTTAGAGAAAGGGTTCCCATCATTTTCCAGTTATGGGGAGCCCTATATATATGGCACCCCATCGTTAGAGTTCCCAGGACTGCTAAAGATTGCGGTTCACGGCGGGTATCCTTGTGACCCAGATAAGAGGACATGGGCACCTGCATTGTTAGGGAATGAGGTAACTTCATGGATCAAAGAGAAGTTTGCGGATCGGATCGAGTCTACCGAACCAGTTCTAACACAATCATGCATGTATTCCATGACCCCGGATGGTGAtttcttgattgattttttgggTGGGGAGGAGTTTGGGAAGGATGTGGTTATTGCAGGTGGATTTTCGGGTCATGGGTTTAATATGGGTCCAGCAATTGGTCGGATCTTGGCTGAAATGGTTATGAACGGGGAAGCAAAAGGCGTGGAGTTGAAGTACTTTAAGTTGGATAGGTTTGAAGAGAACCCAAGAGGGAATGTAAAAGACTATGAAGACCAAGTCAACTCAGTCAAATCGAAGTTATAA